One Podarcis muralis chromosome 1, rPodMur119.hap1.1, whole genome shotgun sequence genomic window carries:
- the LOC114601631 gene encoding olfactory receptor 5M5-like, translating to MAEQNNTIVFDFILLGVTNRKELQLPLFMLFSVVYIITLLGNLGMITLIRMDSQLHTPMYFFLSSLSFVDLCYSSNVTPRMLANFVADYKVISFTGCLIQCYLFIALVLTESFILAIMAYDRYVAICNPLLYTTKMSWKVCMLLVAVPSAYAFLDAMIQTIFTFRLTFCGSHVINHFYCADPPLMKLSCSDTHVKLTLMLLSASFNLISSLAVILTSYTFILFTILKIRKTGARYKAFSTCGSHLTAVTLFYGTLFVMYIRRPSSVSLEQGKIVSVFYAVVIPMLNPLIYSLRNKEVKGALKRLLQRKVLLH from the coding sequence ATGGCTGAACAAAACAACACAATTGTATTTGACTTCATTCTTTTGGGTGTCACAAATCGTAAAGAGCTGCAGCTTCCTCTCTTCATGCTGTTTTCAGTCGTTTACATTATCACCCTTCTGGGGAATCTGGGGATGATCACATTAATCAGGATGGACTCCCAACTCCAcactcccatgtacttcttcctcagcAGCCTGTCCTTTGTAGACCTCTGCTATTCCTCCAATGTCACACCTCGGATGCTGGCCAATTTTGTAGCAGACTATAAAGTCATTTCCTTTACTGGATGTCTGATACAGTGTTATCTCTTCATTGCACTGGTGCTTACGGAGTCCTTCATCCTGGCCATCATGGCATATGATAGGTATGTAGCCATCTGCAACCCACTACTCTATACCACAAAGATGTCATGGAAGGTCTGCATGTTGCTGGTGGCAGTTCCCTCTGCATATGCTTTCCTAGATGCCATGATACAGACCATATTCACTTTCCGCTTGACCTTCTGTGGCTCCCATGTCATCAACCACTTTTACTGTGCTGACCCACCTCTTATGAAACTGTCCTGCTCTGACACCCATGTCAAATTGACCCTGATGTTACTTTCTGCCAGTTTCAACCTCATCAGCTCCCTAGCTGTTATTCTGACTTCCTACACCTTCATCCTCTTCACTATTCTGAAAATTCGCAAAACCGGAGCGAGGTACAAAGCTTTCTCCACATGTGGCTCCCACCTGACGGCTGTCACCCTTTTCTATGGGACACTCTTTGTCATGTACATCAGACGTCCTTCCAGCGTGTCCCTAGAACAGGGCAAAATAGTCTCTGTGTTTTATGCCGTGGTGATCCCTATGCTGAATCCGTTGATCTACAGCCTAAGGAACAAGGAGGTGAAGGGTGCCCTGAAGAGATTATTGCAGAGGAAAGTATTATTGCATTAA
- the LOC114601636 gene encoding olfactory receptor 5M5-like isoform X2, translating into MADSNQTMMYDFILLGFTDRRELKFPFFMLFLFVYIMTLLLNLGMITLIRMDSQLHTPMYFFLSSLSFVDICYSSNVTPRMLANLVADYQVISLTGCVIQCDLFIALNLTESFILAVMAYDRYVAICNPLTYTTKMSRKVCMWLVAVPSAYAFLDATIQTIFTFRLTFCGSHVINHFYCADPPLMKLSCSDTHVKLTLMLLSASFNLISSLVVILISYVFILFTILKIKNAGARYKAFSTCGFHLTVVTLYYGTLFVMYIRRPSSVSLEQGKIVSVFYVVVIPMLNPLIYSLRNKEVKGALKRLLQRKVLLH; encoded by the coding sequence ATGGCTGATAGTAATCAGACAATGATGTATGACTTCATTCTTTTGGGGTTCACCGATCGTAGAGAACTGAAGTTTCCATTcttcatgctgtttttatttgtttatattatGACCCTGCTGTTGAATCTGGGAATGATCACATTAATCAGGATGGATTCGCAACTCCACACTCCCATGTACTTCTTTCTCAGCAGCTTATCCTTTGTGGACATTTGTTATTCCTCCAATGTCACACCTCGGATGTTGGCAAATTTAGTAGCAGACTACCAAGTCATTTCCCTCACTGGATGTGTGATACAGTGTGACCTGTTCATTGCACTGAATCTCACTGAATCCTTCATCCTGGCCGTCATGGCATATGATAGGTATGTTGCCATCTGCAATCCACTGACATATACAACAAAGATGTCCCGGAAGGTTTGCATGTGGCTGGTGGCAGTTCCCTCTGCATATGCTTTCCTAGATGCCACAATACAGACCATATTCACCTTCCGCTTGACCTTCTGCGGCTCCCATGTCATCAACCACTTTTACTGTGCTGACCCACCTCTCATGAAACTGTCCTGCTCTGACACCCACGTCAAACTGACCCTGATGTTACTTTCTGCCAGTTTCAACCTCATCAGCTCCCTCGTTGTTATTCTAATCTCCTACGTTTTCATTCTCTTCACTATCCTGAAAATTAAAAATGCTGGGGCGAGATACAAAGCTTTCTCAACATGTGGCTTCCACCTGACGGTTGTCACTCTCTATTATGGGACACTCTTTGTCATGTACATCAGGCGTCCTTCTAGCGTGTCCCTAGAACAGGGCAAAATAGTCTCTGTGTTCTATGTGGTGGTGATTCCCATGCTGAATCCGTTGATCTACAGCCTAAGGAACAAGGAGGTCAAAGGTGCCCTGAAGAGATTATTGCAGAGGAAAGTATTATTGCATTAA
- the LOC114601636 gene encoding olfactory receptor 5M11-like isoform X1 produces the protein MADSNQTMMYDFILLGFTDRRELKFPFFMLFLFVYIMTLLLNLGMITLIRMDSQLHTPMYFFLSSLSFVDICYSSNVTPRMLANLVADYQVISLTGCVIQCDLFIALNLTESFILAVMAYDRYVAICNPLTYTTKMSRKVCMWLVAVPSAYAFLDATIQTIFTFRLTFCGSHVINHFYCADPPLMKLSCSDTHVKLTLMLLSASFNLISSLVVILISYVFILFTILKIKNAGARYKAFSTCGFHLTVVTLYYGTLFVMYIRRPSSVSLEQGKIVSVFYVVVIPMLNPLIYSLRNKEVKGALKRLLDTIPLSLS, from the exons ATGGCTGATAGTAATCAGACAATGATGTATGACTTCATTCTTTTGGGGTTCACCGATCGTAGAGAACTGAAGTTTCCATTcttcatgctgtttttatttgtttatattatGACCCTGCTGTTGAATCTGGGAATGATCACATTAATCAGGATGGATTCGCAACTCCACACTCCCATGTACTTCTTTCTCAGCAGCTTATCCTTTGTGGACATTTGTTATTCCTCCAATGTCACACCTCGGATGTTGGCAAATTTAGTAGCAGACTACCAAGTCATTTCCCTCACTGGATGTGTGATACAGTGTGACCTGTTCATTGCACTGAATCTCACTGAATCCTTCATCCTGGCCGTCATGGCATATGATAGGTATGTTGCCATCTGCAATCCACTGACATATACAACAAAGATGTCCCGGAAGGTTTGCATGTGGCTGGTGGCAGTTCCCTCTGCATATGCTTTCCTAGATGCCACAATACAGACCATATTCACCTTCCGCTTGACCTTCTGCGGCTCCCATGTCATCAACCACTTTTACTGTGCTGACCCACCTCTCATGAAACTGTCCTGCTCTGACACCCACGTCAAACTGACCCTGATGTTACTTTCTGCCAGTTTCAACCTCATCAGCTCCCTCGTTGTTATTCTAATCTCCTACGTTTTCATTCTCTTCACTATCCTGAAAATTAAAAATGCTGGGGCGAGATACAAAGCTTTCTCAACATGTGGCTTCCACCTGACGGTTGTCACTCTCTATTATGGGACACTCTTTGTCATGTACATCAGGCGTCCTTCTAGCGTGTCCCTAGAACAGGGCAAAATAGTCTCTGTGTTCTATGTGGTGGTGATTCCCATGCTGAATCCGTTGATCTACAGCCTAAGGAACAAGGAGGTCAAAGGTGCCCTGAAGAGATTATT GGACACaattcccctgtctctctcctga
- the LOC114601626 gene encoding olfactory receptor 8U3-like isoform X2 produces MGNLGIILLIRTDSHLHNPMYFFLSHLAFVDLCYSSVIAPKMLANFLAAKKTISYYACAAQLGCFLTFMITECFLLAVMAYDRYVAICNPLLYRIIMSQRVCIQLAAGPYAYSFCVALFHTIVTFRLSFCSANVINHFYCDDLPLLALSCSDTSTKQILIYAFAGFDMLCSLLIVLISYTFILSAILRISSAQGRLKAFSTCASHLTAVTIFYGTLIFMYLQPSTNHSLATDKIASVFYTLVIPMLNPLIYSLRNKEVKDALKRTTERIVVVR; encoded by the coding sequence ATGGGGAATCTTGGGATCATCCTTCTAATCCGGACTGATAGCCACCTCCATaaccccatgtacttcttcctcagcCACTTGGCTTTTGTTGACCTCTGCTATTCCTCTGTCATTGCCCCTAAGATGCTGGCAAACTTCTTAGCAGCTAAGAAAACCATCTCGTACTACGCGTGCGCAGCACAGCTGGGCTGCTTCCTTACTTTCATGATCACAGAGTGCTTTCTCCTGGCGGTGATGGCATATGACCGTTACGTGGCCATCTGCAATCCACTGCTTTATCGGATCATCATGTCCCAGAGAGTCTGCATCCAGCTGGCAGCTGGCCCTTATGCATACAGCTTCTGTGTTGCCTTGTTCCACACCATAGTTACATTTCGTTTGTCCTTCTGCTCTGCTAATGTGATCAACCATTTCTACTGCGATGACCTCCCGTTGTTAGCCCTTTCTTGCTCTGACACCAGCACCAAGCAGATACTGATTTACGCTTTTGCTGGTTTTGATATGCTATGCTCCCTTCTCATTGTTCTCATCTCTTATACGTTTATCCTCTCAGCCATTCTGAGAATCAGCTCTGCTCAGGGACGACTCAAAGCCTTCTCCACGTGTGCTTCTCacttgactgctgtcaccatcttctaTGGAACTCTGATCTTTATGTATTTGCAACCTAGTACAAACCACTCTCTAGCAACGGATAAAATAGCTTCCGTTTTCTACACACTGGTGATTCCTATGCTCAATCCTCTGATCTATAGCCTGAGAAACAAGGAGGTGAAAGATGCTCTGAAGAGAACAACAGAAAGAATTGTTGTCGTCCGCTGA
- the LOC114601626 gene encoding olfactory receptor 8U3-like isoform X1 gives MADANHTVTTVKEFILFGLTDRSDLQVPLFVIFLLIYVITVMGNLGIILLIRTDSHLHNPMYFFLSHLAFVDLCYSSVIAPKMLANFLAAKKTISYYACAAQLGCFLTFMITECFLLAVMAYDRYVAICNPLLYRIIMSQRVCIQLAAGPYAYSFCVALFHTIVTFRLSFCSANVINHFYCDDLPLLALSCSDTSTKQILIYAFAGFDMLCSLLIVLISYTFILSAILRISSAQGRLKAFSTCASHLTAVTIFYGTLIFMYLQPSTNHSLATDKIASVFYTLVIPMLNPLIYSLRNKEVKDALKRTTERIVVVR, from the coding sequence ATGGCAGATGCCAATCACACCGTGACCACAGTGAAGGAGTTCATTCTGTTTGGACTCACCGACCGCTCGGACCTACAAGTCCCCCTCTTTGTCATCTTCCTCCTGATCTACGTTATCACTGTGATGGGGAATCTTGGGATCATCCTTCTAATCCGGACTGATAGCCACCTCCATaaccccatgtacttcttcctcagcCACTTGGCTTTTGTTGACCTCTGCTATTCCTCTGTCATTGCCCCTAAGATGCTGGCAAACTTCTTAGCAGCTAAGAAAACCATCTCGTACTACGCGTGCGCAGCACAGCTGGGCTGCTTCCTTACTTTCATGATCACAGAGTGCTTTCTCCTGGCGGTGATGGCATATGACCGTTACGTGGCCATCTGCAATCCACTGCTTTATCGGATCATCATGTCCCAGAGAGTCTGCATCCAGCTGGCAGCTGGCCCTTATGCATACAGCTTCTGTGTTGCCTTGTTCCACACCATAGTTACATTTCGTTTGTCCTTCTGCTCTGCTAATGTGATCAACCATTTCTACTGCGATGACCTCCCGTTGTTAGCCCTTTCTTGCTCTGACACCAGCACCAAGCAGATACTGATTTACGCTTTTGCTGGTTTTGATATGCTATGCTCCCTTCTCATTGTTCTCATCTCTTATACGTTTATCCTCTCAGCCATTCTGAGAATCAGCTCTGCTCAGGGACGACTCAAAGCCTTCTCCACGTGTGCTTCTCacttgactgctgtcaccatcttctaTGGAACTCTGATCTTTATGTATTTGCAACCTAGTACAAACCACTCTCTAGCAACGGATAAAATAGCTTCCGTTTTCTACACACTGGTGATTCCTATGCTCAATCCTCTGATCTATAGCCTGAGAAACAAGGAGGTGAAAGATGCTCTGAAGAGAACAACAGAAAGAATTGTTGTCGTCCGCTGA
- the LOC114601654 gene encoding olfactory receptor 5AP2-like, translating to MSLENHTTITEFIFLGVTNRTDLQLPLFILFLIVYIATVVENLGMIFLIRSDSQLHTPMYFFLSHLAFVDVCYSSTITPKMLVDLLSERKGIGVSGCATQMFLFVVFGITECLLLAGMAYDRYAAICNPLLYSVIMSEERCAWLVACSYGVGLFHSVTHTTFTFTLSFCRSNKINHFFCDIPPLLQLSCSDTHIYEMVIFALVSVNCVTTTMTIGISYTCILVTVLKIRSTEGRHKTFSTCTSHLMVVTLFYGTIFFMYLRPSSAYSLDQDKVASVFYTVMIPMLNPLIYALRNKEVKCALQRAIERMSCSH from the exons ATGTCTCTGGAGAATCACACCACAATCACTGAATTCATTTTTCTAGGAGTCACAAACCGAACAGACCTGCAATTGCCCCTCTTTATCCTGTTCCTTATTGTCTATATTGCCACCGTAGTAGAAAATCTGGGCATGATCTTTCTGATAAGGAGTGACTCACAGCTTCACActcccatgtatttcttcctcagCCACTTGGCTTTTGTGGATGTCTGTTATTCTTCCACCATCACCCCCAAAATGTTGGTGGATCTCTTGTCAGAGAGAAAAGGCATTGGGGTTTCAGGCTGTGCAACCCAGATGTTTCTCTTTGTTGTATTTGGGATTACTGAGTGCCTCCTGCTAGCTGGAATGGCCTATGACCGTTATGCAGCAATCTGCAACCCCTTGCTCTATTCAGTTATTATGTCTGAGGAAAGGTGTGCCTGGCTCGTTGCTTGTTCATATGGAGTTGGACTGTTCCATTCAGTTACCCACACCACATTCACTTTTACTTTGTCCTTCTGCagatcaaataaaataaatcatttctTCTGTGAtattcctcctcttctccagcttTCTTGTTCTGATACCCACATATATGAGATGGTGATCTTTGCTTTGGTTAGTGTAAATTGTGTGACCACCACAATGACCATTGGCATTTCCTATACTTGCATACTGGTTACGGTTTTGAAGATACGCTCTACAGAGGGCAGACACAAAACCTTTTCCACCTGCACTTCCCACTTGATGGTTGTTACACTGTTCTATGGGACAATTTTCTTCATGTATCTCCGACCCAGCTCTGCATACAGCCTGGATCAAGACAAGGTCGCCTCTGTGTTCTACACAGTGATGATCCCTATGTTGAACCCCTTGATCTATGCCCTGAGGAACAAGGAGGTTAAATGTGCCCTTCAACGAGCGATTGAGAGG ATGAGCTGCAGTCATTGA
- the LOC114584258 gene encoding olfactory receptor 5G9-like — MSEENSTTVVSEFVFVGLTNNPTLRTNLFLVFLVIYMITLVENLGMIALIRASPRLHTPMYFFLSNLSFLDVCFSSVFAPEALVNFLAEKRSISFIGCAMQMYFFIGLGSTECFLLVAMAYDRYVAICKPLLYPVLMSPRVCILLVLGSYALGFLHSLLHTVFTFRLSFCRSNVINNFFCDITALLAISCSDIHLNELLIFYEAGLVEITTILSVVVSYTYILSNIVVRISSVAGRLKAFSTCTSHLIVVTIFHGAILILHFRPTSSSESLVQGVFDKTLTVFYTVVIPLLNPLIYSLRNKEVKDALGGFQRKVCDKMFCS; from the coding sequence ATGTCTGAAGAAAACTCCACAACAGTGGTCAGTGAGTTTGTCTTTGTAGGATTAACAAACAACCCTACACTACGAACTAATCTCTTTTTGGTGTTCCTGGTTATTTATATGATCACCTTGGTTGAAAATCTAGGAATGATTGCCTTAATAAGGGCCAGTCCCCGGCTCCACACTCCAATGTACTTCTTTCTCAGCAACCTGTCTTTCCTGGATGTATGCTTCTCTTCTGTGTTTGCTCCAGAGGCATTAGTAAACTTCTTAGCAGAGAAAAGGTCCATTTCCTTTATTGGGTGTGCAATGCAAATGTACTTTTTTATAGGTCTGGGGAGTACGGAGTGCTTTCTCTTGGTTGCAATGGCATATGATCGCTATGTGGCTATCTGCAAACCGTTGCTGTACCCAGTCCTCATGTCTCCTAGAGTCTGCATTCTTCTGGTGTTGGGGTCTTATGCTCTTGGCTTTTTGCACTCTCTCCTTCATACAGTCTTCACCTTCAGGCTGTCGTTCTGCAGGTCTAACGTGATCAATAACTttttctgtgacatcacagcactTTTGGCCATTTCCTGTTCAGATATCCACCTCAATGAACTCCTGATTTTCTATGAAGCTGGTCTTGTAGAAATAACCACCATCCTGAGTGTTGTAGTTTCTTATACATATATTCTCAGCAACATTGTGGTGAGGATCAGTTCGGTCGCAGGCAGGCTGaaagccttctccacctgcaCCTCGCACCTCATCGTGGTTACCATTTTCCATGGGGCAATTCTCATTCTGCATTTCCGACCAACCTCTAGCAGCGAATCTTTGGTTCAAGGCGTCTTTGACAAAACACTGACTGTGTTCTATACAGTTGTCATCCCTTTGCTCaaccctttgatttatagcctcCGAAACAAGGAGGTAAAGGATGCTTTGGGAGGCTTTCAGCGAAAGGTGTGTGACAAAATGTTTTGTTCATGA